The genomic window GTGAACCTGGTGCTGGGGATGGCGCGGCGCGGCCTGGCGACGACCGGCAACGGAGACGACGTGGCGCAGCGACGCCGCGACATCCGTCGCTCCACGTCATTGATGCTTCCGCGACTGCACGGCGTGCGCGTCCTCGACCGCCGCGTTCCAGGGCCGGCGGGCCCGATCCCCGTGCGCGTGTACCGCAGCCACCGCACCATCGGACCGGCGCCGGTCATCGTGTACTACCACGGCGGCGGCTGGGCGGTCGGAGACCTCGACACTCACGACGGATCCTGCCGGATGCTCGCACGGCATTCGGGCTGCGTGGTGGTCTCTGTGGCGTATCGCCTCGCCCCCGAACACCCGTTCCCGGCGCCACTGGACGACGCCGTCGCCGCCTTCGGCTACGTGCACTCGCACCCGCAGGAGTTCGCCGCGATCCCCGGGGCGGTCGCGGTGATGGGCGACAGCGCCGGCGGCAATCTGGCGGCAGCGGTGTGTGTGGTGACCCGCGAGACCGGGCCCACGCCGATCGCGCAGTCACTGGTGTACCCGGCTACCGACCTGCGCATGGGGATGCCCTCGATCGAGACGTTCGCGGAGGGTTTCCTGCTGGGTAAGGCGGACATGCTGTGGTACCGCGAGCAGTACCTCAGCGAGCCCTCGCAGGTGCTCGACCCACGGGTCTCGCCGCTGCTGGCCGACAGCCCCGGCGACCTACCGCCCGCACGGATCTGGACGGCCGGCTTCGATCCGCTGCGCGACGAAGGCATGGCCTACGCCCAGCGGCTGACCGAAGCGGGCGTCGACTGTGCGGCGGTGTGCATGGACGACCAGATCCACGGCTTCTTCGGTATGGGTCTGATCCCAGGGGGCATGGGGATGATCGAAGACGTCTGCCGCACGACCGGCGAAATCGTGCACGCGTCCGTGCAGTGACTCGGCCCCGGCTCAGCCGGTACGCTCAGGCCCGGGCATAGCGAAAGGACACGCAGGTGACTGTCGAATGGACCGATCTGGACGGCCAGGCCGTCGACACCGCACGGGCACTGGCCATGGATGCGGTGCAGAAGGTCGGCAACGGGCACCCGGGAACGGCGATGAGCCTGGCCCCGGCGGCCTATCTGCTGTTCCAGCGCTACCTGCGTCATGACCCCGCCGACCCGTCCTGGATCGGCCGCGACCGCTTCGTGCTGTCCAACGGGCACACGTCACTGACCCAGTACATCCAGTTGTTCTTCAGCGGGTACGGCCTGGAACTGTCCGACCTGGAGGCCTTCCGCACCTGGGGCAGCAAGACCCCGGGGCACCCCGAGTACGGCCACACCGTCGGTATCGAGACCACCACTGGACCCCTGGGCCAGGGCTACGCGACCGCGGTGGGAATGGCCATGGACGCCCGCTATGTCCGCGGGCTCTTCGACCCGGTCGCGGAGGTGGGCCGAAGCCCCTTCGATCACCGCGTGTGGGTCTTCGCCGGTGACGGCTGCATGCAGGAGGGCGTCACGTCCGAAGCCGCCAGCCTCGCCGGACATCAGGAACTGGGCAACCTGATCGTGATCTACGACGACAACCACATCTCGATCGAGGGCAACACCGAGGTCTCCTTCAGCGAGGACGTCCTTGCCCGCCACGCGGCCTACGGCTGGCACACCCAGCACGTCGACCTGGGAGTGGACGGCGACGTGGACATCCAGGGGCTGGCACAGGCTATCGAGAGCGCGATGGCCGAGCACGGTCGGCCATCGATCATCTCGCTGCGCACGATCATCGCCTGGCCCGCCCCCGACCTGCAGAACACCGGCAAGTCGCATGGGTCGGCTCTCGGCACCGAGGAGGTGGCGAAGACCAAGACCATCATGGGAATGGACCCCGCGAAGGACTTCTTCGTCGCCCCCGAGGTCCTCGACCACATCCGGCAGGTCACTGTCCGCGGGGCGCAGGCCCACGAGCAGTGGAACGCCACGTTCGACCGGTGGCGGGCTGCGCACTCCGACAAGGTGCCGCTGCTGGAACGGTTGCTGGCCAAGGGCCTCCCCGACGCCCTTGCGGGCGCCCTGCCTGTGTTCGACCCGGCGAAGGCCGTGGCTACCCGCAAGGCGTCCGGCGAGGTGATCAACGCCATCGCCGC from Micrococcales bacterium includes these protein-coding regions:
- a CDS encoding transketolase; the protein is MTVEWTDLDGQAVDTARALAMDAVQKVGNGHPGTAMSLAPAAYLLFQRYLRHDPADPSWIGRDRFVLSNGHTSLTQYIQLFFSGYGLELSDLEAFRTWGSKTPGHPEYGHTVGIETTTGPLGQGYATAVGMAMDARYVRGLFDPVAEVGRSPFDHRVWVFAGDGCMQEGVTSEAASLAGHQELGNLIVIYDDNHISIEGNTEVSFSEDVLARHAAYGWHTQHVDLGVDGDVDIQGLAQAIESAMAEHGRPSIISLRTIIAWPAPDLQNTGKSHGSALGTEEVAKTKTIMGMDPAKDFFVAPEVLDHIRQVTVRGAQAHEQWNATFDRWRAAHSDKVPLLERLLAKGLPDALAGALPVFDPAKAVATRKASGEVINAIAAVMPEFWGGSADLAESNLTTIEGGGSFLPADSRAPGASPYGRILHFGIREHAMGSILNGIAVGGLTRPFGGTFLVFSDYMRGAVRLAALMQAPVTYVWTHDSIGLGEDGPTHQPVEHLAALRAMPGLDVVRPADANETAAAWLQVLKNRRPAALALTRQNVPTLDPQQVSGVARGGYVLAEADGGDPQVILMGTGSEVQLAQAARDTLQAEGIPTRVVSMPCTEWFDEQSAEYRESVLPRSVTARVSVEAGRAMPWYQYVGTAGRCVSLEHFGASADYQTLYEQFGITADAVVSAAKESLADA
- a CDS encoding alpha/beta hydrolase, translated to MSEPLHLTPTHRLIRRAFAMPPSLIERLVGPPAQIEGRTVAPAVNLVLGMARRGLATTGNGDDVAQRRRDIRRSTSLMLPRLHGVRVLDRRVPGPAGPIPVRVYRSHRTIGPAPVIVYYHGGGWAVGDLDTHDGSCRMLARHSGCVVVSVAYRLAPEHPFPAPLDDAVAAFGYVHSHPQEFAAIPGAVAVMGDSAGGNLAAAVCVVTRETGPTPIAQSLVYPATDLRMGMPSIETFAEGFLLGKADMLWYREQYLSEPSQVLDPRVSPLLADSPGDLPPARIWTAGFDPLRDEGMAYAQRLTEAGVDCAAVCMDDQIHGFFGMGLIPGGMGMIEDVCRTTGEIVHASVQ